The proteins below come from a single Mya arenaria isolate MELC-2E11 chromosome 8, ASM2691426v1 genomic window:
- the LOC128244034 gene encoding uncharacterized protein LOC128244034 → MRELFGKCQAVAREREWDLNDLERKRNDVINAVQHEKQKVLAKVEKLVERVMGDIERRYTIERTEISNHLLSLKEMAQELDTKVKLIETKRKVDSDLEMFVAVQNAMDGHKKTTSALMKIHNEAHKVFLKFEVSKAVDAAMKSLSSLGELNLNTMQYAVIPKLYQSEEPKLQLTPLKTKKPDEFKIRKHVDDRRLTPAGEIFSRDREDVKTCWITGMCVLKDSTIIVADNNNNRIKVIDRRDNVVNSVLLATPPFDISLLNQVEAAFTLPDKKQVQLIRIVGRSDIKYGETLQLDFDCNGITVLKGNIILTSIAEKCVRLINKKGIVLWTAVTDDLGEPLFEWPWYVTTNEEVEKVYVSDRRKNTVTTLDKTGTVLDVRDVSGKGPRGCAVDGVGNMFICHYMTDEIEIISLKFPRDRRTILAKVDAIKHPQSLAYDEHKGLLLLSANNSDYINVFQMK, encoded by the coding sequence ATGAGGGAGCTTTTTGGAAAGTGTCAGGCTGTTGCGCGAGAACGAGAGTGGGACTTGAACGACCTTGAACGAAAACGCAATGACGTCATTAACGCTGTCCAGCATGAGAAACAGAAGGTTCTGGCAAAGGTCGAGAAACTCGTGGAACGCGTGATGGGGGATATCGAAAGGCGTTATACGATTGAAAGAACTGAAATTAGCAATCATCTTTTGTCTTTGAAGGAAATGGCACAAGAGCTTGATACAAAGGTAAAGCTAATAGAAACAAAACGAAAAGTTGATTCTGACTTAGAAATGTTTGTTGCTGTACAAAATGCTATGGACGGACATAAGAAAACGACATCAGCTTTGATGAAAATTCACAACGAGGCTCATAAGGTGTTCTTAAAGTTTGAAGTTAGTAAGGCAGTGGACGCTGCGATGAAATCATTGAGTAGTCTTGGAGAATTAAACTTGAACACCATGCAGTATGCAGTGATTCCGAAACTTTATCAATCAGAGGAACCGAAGCTTCAACTTACGCCATTGAAAACTAAGAAACCCGACGAATTCAAAATCAGAAAACACGTAGACGACAGACGTTTAACTCCAGCTGGCGAAATCTTCAGTCGAGATAGAGAAGACGTTAAAACTTGTTGGATTACTGGAATGTGCGTTTTAAAAGACAGCACTATAATAGTGGctgacaacaataacaacagaaTCAAGGTCATTGATCGTCGGGACAATGTCGTGAACTCCGTGCTGCTTGCCACTCCTCCGTTTGACATTTCTCTCCTGAACCAAGTGGAAGCTGCGTTCACTTTGCCAGACAAGAAACAGGTTCAGTTGATAAGAATCGTTGGGCGTTCAGACATAAAATATGGCGAAACCCTACAGCTTGATTTTGATTGTAATGGTATAACTGTCTTAAAAGGAAACATTATACTGACGAGCATAGCAGAAAAATGTGTACGGTTGATTAACAAAAAAGGAATTGTTTTGTGGACGGCAGTTACAGACGATCTTGGGGAGCCCCTCTTTGAATGGCCATGGTACGTCACCACGAATGAGGAAGTCGAAAAGGTGTATGTCTCGGACCGACGAAAAAACACAGTTACTACTTTAGATAAAACTGGAACGGTACTGGATGTGCGTGACGTAAGTGGAAAAGGACCACGTGGATGTGCGGTAGATGGCGTAGGTAATATGTTTATATGCCACTACATGACGGATGAAATTGAGATAATTTCTCTTAAATTCCCACGTGACCGCCGAACGATTCTTGCCAAAGTGGACGCCATAAAGCATCCACAGAGTCTTGCTTACGACGAACACAAAGGACTGTTGCTGCTCTCGGCCAACAACTCGGACTATATAAACGTGTTTCAGATGAAATGA
- the LOC128243822 gene encoding transmembrane protein with metallophosphoesterase domain-like → MATFTRGKVFGVVFVLILLYILNKSIVMNMENSTLRAKLLRFQFSCIIMSGMTLICCYLWRNLSTVLDSTQDKVHSETESNEWRLFIDFKDIREWRSYTINAAISRLLLAAVLISSLFSYSSFSFLIAINPYKLAIWLFLALAVTIQLFTAVVFLKIVNLILRLGGRKKTRTFSKLSKIQQISAFVYAMLIVMFGYINAQQPPTIKEVTIPVEGLPENLERLSITFVSDIHLGPTNGMDRLKKIINMINYLNSDMVIIGGDLVDGRVDQLHDAAVPISWINSKYGTYFVTGNHEYYTTDAENWLVKLKSLGVIPLHNINVKISADKGQTGICLAGVDDPTADQYKFGDHTMDLDGALGSCDVESPVILVAHQPKAAQAALQSKHRVDLVLSGHTHGGQFFPLIIPAYLMNPFYAGLYRHGDHSHVYVSQGTLFASIPIRFGTTMEITRIFLTQA, encoded by the exons ATGGCGACGTTCACTAGAGGGAAAGTCTTTGGCGTGGTTTTTGTGTTGATTTTGCTGTATATACTGAACAAATCAATTGTTATGAATATGGAGAACTCAACATTAAGAGCAAAACTATTAAGGTTTCAGTtttcatgtataattatgtctgGAATGACGCTTATCTGTTGCTATTTATGGAGAAACTTATCCACCGTGCTAGATTCGACGCAGGACAAAGTCCATAGTGAAACAGAGTCAAATGAATGGAGATTATTTATTGACTTTAAAGATATCAGAGAATGGAGATCATATACAATAAATGCTGCGATATCTCGTCTATTATTAGCAGCTGTACTGATATCGTCACTATTTTCATACTCCTCATTTTCTTTCCTGATTGCAATAAATCCTTACAAACTGGCTATTTGGCTGTTCCTTGCATTAGCTGTAACGATACAACTTTTCACCGCAGttgttttcttgaaaattgTGAATTTAATCTTACGCCTAGGAGGGCGGAAAAAGACGAGGACATTTAGCAAACTTTCCAAAATACAACAGATATCCGCCTTCGTGTATGCAATGTTAATTGTCATGTTTGGATATATCAATGCTCAACAACCGCCCACTATCAAAGAAGTAACAATACCTGTCGAGGGCCTTCCAGAAAATTTAGAAAGGCTCTCAATAACATTTGTGTCAGACATTCATCTGGGTCCAACTAATGGAATGGACAGGttgaagaaaattattaatatgatCAACTACTTAAATTCAG ATATGGTGATAATTGGAGGTGATCTGGTTGATGGACGTGTTGATCAGTTACATGATGCTGCAGTACCAATCAGCTGGATCAATTCTAAATATGGAACCTACTTTGTTACAG GTAATCATGAGTACTACACAACTGATGCTGAGAACTGGTTGGTGAAGTTAAAATCACTTGGTGTAATCCCACTACACAACATCAATGTGAAAATATCTGCTGACAAGGGACAAACTGGCATATGTCTGGCTGGTGTAGATGATCCTACGGCAGATCAGTACAA GTTTGGGGATCACACTATGGACCTCGATGGGGCTCTGGGTTCATGTGACGTTGAGAGCCCTGTAATTCTAGTGGCTCACCAGCCCAAGGCTGCTCAAGCTGCACTTCAATCTAAGCACAGAGTGGATCTAGTCCTGTCAG GTCACACACATGGCGGCCAGTTCTTCCCATTAATCATTCCTGCGTACCTGATGAACCCATTCTATGCGGGCCTGTATCGCCATGGTGACCATTCCCACGTTTACGTCTCCCAAGGAACACTGTTTGCCTCAATACCCATACGGTTTGGAACTACCATGGAGATTACTAGAATATTTTTAACCCAAGCTTAG
- the LOC128242294 gene encoding G patch domain-containing protein 1-like yields the protein MAAHSDSDEDETFVSIGTALDVPDKDEPVKKPITVQDMSVKDSKGRVRFHGAFTGGFSAGYFNTVGSREGFTPSTFVSSREKRTDGSGSGQRPEDFMDEEDISEHGIAPRKFVTSAQFTSEERKKRTFDEAKLATADSILGGDTTLLNLIVPERITVGVRLLRKMGWKEGQGVGPRLSRKQKQAEGRRIYGCTGPPSPDSGDDGLDDETVLSDVTFAPTDTAHILLGAKDNTHGLGYSGLDPRKALPSTHINLFEAPTVRKSGASRRGIRGQGFGVGALEDEDDDVYGMDDMSKYDMTMGGEGDDKFGWTAPTHRGQKQQTPVGYVGQLLDGFSLSSKKLVQKKDFPPPSLPRDFRPVHRFKKSDDQSIVMTRNQSSTGVDYRQFLKPSDAGPSPVPGTSSSGLVPGSAPGSVSQGSSAREKRHDATSRGVALGEQAFVGSVFDLIPKEEKERINQAKQNTDTTAIVNFPLRTFVSSETLEGSEDQPKGDNSTTTESTSNVEEHRKSGVPLFQGAAIFKPFSKDPAKQLRYDKYLEAVKHGHKEPYLLVGMPGKTDWEKEREREEFSKAAHLYRPLASMMAARFTRAGTIEDGEEDVKAEQKIDQTDAEKAASMKMYGKLTREDEEWHPDNLVCKRFNVPNPYPGSTIVGLISAKRDKYSVFNFLNFANPTEMAYDRRGSQTQETPPPEEVKKDNAKTDTDKTDTTSKVDKELNKGKAMKSIFSHLIDAEKGAQKASNLKSDKPVSFSVKSVQSNKPKEFKSIFSHLEKGENTVKPAPVAMETDNDENAADAGKTAAGKSVSKTDKFAELVEKSETDGAPAMDLFRAIFRNTDSEDSSSSEEEDGEDSSSKLPDAQDSSFQPAFSISDSVEATPATSLPGFTAPPKQSTLAGCGSFVALPPEISPMETGKGSAGQPQDSSGDESDAYGPALPPSLPQGAASASNDKWRDLPAGDFIDLTNEKSRNQPAGDIIDLTNDKSKDRPPDDYVDLTKESTKKHKHRHRDKHKHKKEKKEKRKKSKHKKKGRKKEKRSRHVNERSDSSEREESSDEDDRETDKEIINRLKLLKSAQRQRAVDFM from the exons ATGGCGGCGCATAGTGATTCTGACGAAGATGAAACGTTTGTTTCAATTGGAACGGCTTTGGATGTTCCTGATAAAG ATGAGCCAGTTAAAAAGCCTATCACTGTTCAAGACATGTCTGTCAAGGACAGTAAAGGAAGAGTTCGGTTCCATGGAGCCTTCACAGGTGGCTTCTCTGCTGGGTACTTCAACACAGTGGGATCCAGAGAAG GATTCACCCCTTCCACATTTGTTTCATCAAGAGAGAAGCGGACAGATGGCTCAGGCTCGGGACAAAGACCAGAGGATTTTATGGATGAAGAG gATATTAGTGAGCATGGAATAGCCCCTAGGAAGTTTGTAACGAGTGCCCAGTTTACCTCGGAAGAGAGGAAGAAGCGGACATTTGATGAGGCCAAACTTGCAACAGCAGATTCCATTTTGGGAGGGGACACCACACTGTTAAACCTAATTGTACCTGAAAG AATTACTGTAGGAGTGCGACTATTGAGAAAGATGGGCTGGAAGGAAGGGCAGGGAGTGGGACCCAGGTTGTCAAGGAAACAGAAACAAG CTGAAGGCAGAAGGATCTATGGCTGCACTGGGCCACCAAGCCCCGACAGTGGAGACGACGGTCTTGATGATGAAACAGTCTTGTCTGACGTCACATTTGCTCCGACTGACACAGCGCATATACTGCTTG GTGCCAAGGACAACACCCATGGTCTGGGCTACAGCGGGTTGGACCCCAGGAAAGCCCTGCCCTCTACACACATCAACCTGTTTGAGGCCCCAACTGTACGGAAATCTGGCGCCAGTAGAAGAGGAATACGAGGACAG GGGTTTGGTGTCGGTGCTCTggaggatgaggatgatgatgtcTACGGTATGGATGACATGTCCAAATATGACATGACGATGGGCGGTGAGGGAGATGACAAGTTTGGATGGACTGCACCAACTCATAGGG GTCAGAAGCAGCAGACACCAGTGGGCTATGTGGGGCAACTGCTAGATGGGTTTTCTCTCTCCTCCAAGAAACTGGTCCAGAAGAAAGACTTCCCACCCCCTTCCCTCCCCAGGGACTTTAG ACCAGTGCACAGATTCAAAAAGTCAGATGACCAGTCAATAGTAATGACTAGAAACCAGTCCAGTACAGGTGTGGACTACAGGCAGTTCCTAAAACCTTCTGATGCTGGGCCCAGCCCTGTGCCTGGAACCAGCAGCTCTGGTTTGGTTCCAGGCTCAGCACCTGGCAGTGTGAGTCAAGGTTCATCAGCTAGGGAGAAGCGTCATGATGCTACAAGTAGAGGTGTCGCTCTCGGGGAGCAGGCATTTGTTG GATCTGTGTTTGATCTTATACCCAAGGAAGAAAAGGAGAGAATAAATCAAGCCAAGCAAAATACTGATACCACAGCAATCGTGAACTTCCCTTTAAGAACATTTGTCAGTTCTGAGACACTTGAAGGTAGTGAAGATCAACCTAAGGGAGATAATTCCACTACTACTGAATCTACCTCCAATGTTGAAGAGCATAGAAAGAGTGGTGTCCCTTTATTCCAGGGAGCAGCCATTTTCAAACCATTCAGCAAAGATCCAGCTAAACAGTTGCGATATGATAAATATCTAGAAGCAGTCAAACATGGGCACAAAg AACCATACCTGTTAGTTGGTATGCCCGGAAAAACAGATTGGGAGAAAGAGAGAGAGCGGGAGGAATTTAGCAAGGCCGCCCACCTGTACCGACCTCTAGCATCAATGATGGCCGCACGGTTTACACGTGCAGGAACAATTGAGGATGGTGAGGAAGATGTAAAGGCTGAACAAAAA ATTGACCAGACAGACGCAGAGAAAGCAGCTTCCATGAAGATGTACGGGAAGCTGACTAGGGAGGACGAAGAGTGGCACCCTGACAATCTAGTCTGTAAACGATTTAATGTGCCAAACCCATACCCAGG GTCTACAATAGTTGGCCTAATTTCAGCAAAGAGGGACAAGTACTCTGTGTTCAATTTCCTTAACTTCGCTAACCCAACAGAGATGGCCTATGATAGGAGGGGGTCCCAAACCCAGGAAACACCACCCCCAGAAGAAGTGAAAAAAGACAATGCTAAAACTGATACAGATAAGACTGATACTACTAGTAAGGTTGATAAAGAATTGAACAAGGGAAAAGCCATGAAATCAATATTCAGCCATCTTATTGATGCTGAAAAAGGGGCACAAAAGGCATCTAACCTGAAAAGTGATAAACCGGTTTCATTTAGTGTTAAATCTGTACAATCAAACAAACCTAAAGAGTTTAAGTCTATATTTAGCCATCTTGAGAAAGGGGAGAATACTGTGAAACCTGCacctgttgccatggaaacagaTAACGATGAAAATGCTGCGGATGCTGGTAAAACAGCAGCTGGGAAGTCTGTCAGTAAAACAGACAAGTTTGCTGAACTTGTTGAAAAATCAGAG ACTGATGGTGCTCCAGCTATGGACCTGTTCAGAGCTATATTTAGAAACACTGACTCCGAGGATAGCTCCAGTTCTGAGGAGGAGGATGGAGAGGATAGTTCCTCAAAACTACCAGATGCACAGGATAGTTCCTTTCAACCAGCTTTTTCAATCTCCG ACTCGGTTGAGGCCACTCCGGCCACATCACTGCCAGGCTTTACTGCCCCACCCAAACAGTCCACATTAGCAGGCTGTGGATCCTTCGTAGCCCTGCCCCCAGAGATCAGCCCCATGGAGACTGGAAAGGGGTCAGCTGGTCAGCCCCAGGATTCCAGTGGGGATGAATCAGATGCATATGGACCTGCTTTACCTCCTTCCCTACCACAAG gtgCTGCATCAGCATCAAATGATAAATGGAGAGATCTGCCAGCTGGTGACTTCATTGATCTCACTAATGAAAAATCGAGAAACCAGCCAGCTGGTGACATCATTGATCTCACTAATGATAAATCGAAAGACCGACCACCTGATGACTATGTAGACCTTACAAAAGAGTCAaccaaaaaacacaaacacagacATAGAGACAAGCATAAACACAAGAAAGAGAAAAAG GAGAAACGAAAGAAAAGTAAGCACAAGAAGAAAGGCCGCAAGAAGGAGAAACGTTCCAGACATGTCAACGAAAGATCAGACTCGTCTGAACGGGAGGAGAGCAGTGATGAGGATGATAGGGAAACGGACAAGGAAATAATCAATAG GCTGAAGTTATTGAAATCAGCGCAGAGACAGAGGGCGGTAGACTTCATGTAA